One Firmicutes bacterium CAG:345 genomic region harbors:
- a CDS encoding conserved repeat protein (product inferred by homology to UniProt), protein MSLYNDFKEKEIKRRKRKNILYKFRILISCVVVLIIATFFSLSFFKGKIVDNIIINNHFSYGEKITYEKARSFLGGKIEYQFKSEEGVWTNEEPVSPGTYYIRAKTNNLFGMESYSKPIQFAIGEKNLILEFSEEKLEYGSFPKINNIDGLIAGDTIENIDFSYKDLRNEKTEINIEDIVIKNDKGDDVTGFYNIVYDDKEFEIVPRTIDIKLDNTDFVYSGKEVDINVLFDKLAFDDKTNLNIKYYDLNNQEVDKLIDAGKYTFELDSSNMIINSKGEDVTRFYTFNIEKKDLNIQKRDVVLKSESISKEYDGKPILNYENIVEENLCENHKVVSVFEYFNQLTSDVFSQENVFHSIIFDSNDIDVSHNYNITYIFGNLEIVRRKIVLGFKTEDYIYDGKRLDYNFSDYNDYLVEGNFIENEYAIPIDIKILKDNIETDKILNAGKYKVYFNSLECYGSFNQDNYDISFYVNKFEILKRKVVLMIDDINDIVYGDNLDINELSKYHYLSNALGTEKILSEDEKYFEFLIDIFNKNNSNSKFDAGNYIAKIVKASFSNDLNENYEFDISNVTEFSILKKELLIQDKIKEFVYDGKEHYFSSTTDNFSLKDITLDSTFLENKFHFQFEKDGRYYTKIKDAGIYNIEFKLNEELSKNYSLIFENKTFEVLQKEIYLSLIEDKGKEYDGSEYHYLNEFGNYLNNENNQFCEEDDVKLIVKYFLKNSDGSYIETSSVKNAGEYIIKISDLVSNGNTNLNNYKIVFGKNVSFNITKRTIVISPKVSDSIYDGESKIIHDINVENIVANDIFEVTNFIIYSNDQIVSEAKNTGKYEVEIDISSLKSDSIDNYIVQIKKCEFNIFPRNVVLKIIKISNFEYDGNIFSYSNNFGNFVITDDDNKLVGNQNVKIVVSYFDIDGNSVIPKNAGTYFVKIVSYELDDNTDDNNYVFDISDEVSFEILKRKVTIQPTLEKIIYDGEYHDFISQENNFEVIFGSFVFDENIIIQSFVFYDSNNFLKSIKNAGTYDVNIRKDDVLCVGNTLIQNYELTFESGLVDILPRKINISLLDFENKTYDGIAYSYSNEYNNFIYNDSNLLTHVVSGENLKVNCSFLREYLNFVESVSQAINYGVYTLVYEDFSSDENTLVSNYLINVTNNISFSIYKRKIDIELVSDDFVYDGKNHTFLNYVVSKGTIVKGDNVYFSNVKYYINDVYYNNYLNDSGVFRAVIDEKSFSPDSENYEITCLEKTINISKRDIILDLLEVESGEFNGNYYTYNNNYGNYNLNGSSLYDIVEGQTFKILVLYYQKIDQQWINIEAPCDAGTYKVIYQSIIAGENTNLSNYKIDIAKKESEFSIRKKVLEINPIVEDILIYDGTNQSDKTFKYVYNTNINEIEINFNLGFEEKEVYDAGTYSLIVKNYYSYYDKLDDNFEIIVSSFSINVIPKTIDVKFNTISSVYNGKTVNYEQNLNLKDYKKIYDQVCEKDRDELDIYAHIISDSIIDASEYKNVVRYYLIYKKENGRKSTNYIIDENAYGNYIVLKRKITITSSDKSFVFDGLNKGTDEFSYEKMNDNNQSGLCNDHTILIKEYSKFIKCGVYDNIQSYSIINKNLDVTDNYEIINVYGKIEITQLTLNIKFKDIDTSMVFNGSNPLISISDYYEIVEKVNGFTITVEFNIFNSDEEKITDNVLHVGKYKCYFSRIVLFKNDSYYVCEYKDGVFYNENVIFIPQNLQVEYNIEITPLILNFTTSPKTFSYDGKEHNYLDYYLIVSKENNFSSSEENTILSRLNLKIDYSKPIASVKEIGEAKENIFSLYSLLVNEGDINYINSYGNISIDNRYNLNDKIYKNYNGKNIIQNGIFVAYDNEVIFFSVSSLAEKNFNGMFVFQLVDEEGNYLTDTIKDAGEYNLILIDAQFENENIEVVLKNEILVIYPININIKPITKTYVFDNLEKSYAENEWEYLENSNLLAEGETLKIVVNGSTKFYTQQFFIDDFTIYDSNQKEAKLSENVSDLKNKYVNYVVNITSTNLSNKFKYAGLIKITQRKITINTKSATTKMYDGIAIDYDYDYWEYDATKGDGLYTGHYLKKKDSEKQEIIDASSRRNDVGLSIYSKEGEDISKGYSITYTGTIRITQRTIMVKVYKYLNDTGKIKYLKDNDGFVKTTLMIDESHFDLVENHKLQFNAVLNSLNGNDILTRNILNSNEKNVTSNYSITIIEEEI, encoded by the coding sequence ATGTCACTATATAATGATTTTAAAGAAAAAGAAATAAAAAGAAGAAAAAGAAAAAATATTCTATATAAGTTTAGAATATTGATTTCTTGTGTTGTAGTTTTAATTATTGCAACTTTCTTTTCATTATCATTTTTTAAAGGAAAAATAGTAGATAATATAATAATTAACAATCATTTCAGTTATGGAGAAAAAATAACATATGAAAAAGCCCGGAGTTTTTTAGGCGGCAAAATTGAATACCAATTTAAATCAGAAGAAGGTGTATGGACAAATGAAGAACCCGTTAGTCCTGGTACTTATTATATAAGAGCAAAAACAAATAATTTATTTGGCATGGAATCATATTCTAAGCCAATTCAATTTGCTATAGGTGAGAAAAATCTAATACTAGAGTTTAGTGAAGAAAAATTAGAATATGGTTCTTTTCCAAAAATAAATAATATTGATGGACTCATAGCCGGTGATACTATTGAAAATATTGATTTTAGTTATAAAGACTTAAGAAATGAAAAAACAGAAATTAATATAGAAGATATTGTTATAAAAAATGATAAAGGCGATGATGTTACTGGTTTTTATAATATCGTTTATGATGATAAAGAGTTTGAAATTGTGCCTAGAACAATTGATATTAAGTTAGATAATACTGATTTTGTTTATTCTGGAAAAGAAGTAGATATAAATGTTTTATTTGATAAACTAGCTTTTGATGATAAAACGAATTTAAATATTAAATATTATGATTTGAATAATCAAGAAGTTGATAAATTAATTGATGCTGGAAAATATACATTTGAATTAGATTCTTCAAATATGATAATAAATTCAAAGGGTGAAGATGTAACTAGATTTTATACCTTTAATATAGAAAAAAAAGATTTAAATATTCAAAAAAGAGATGTAGTGCTTAAATCTGAATCAATATCAAAAGAGTATGATGGAAAACCTATTTTAAATTATGAAAATATAGTAGAAGAAAATTTGTGTGAAAATCATAAAGTTGTTTCTGTTTTTGAATATTTTAACCAATTGACAAGCGATGTATTTTCTCAAGAAAATGTATTTCATTCAATAATATTTGATTCAAATGATATAGATGTTTCTCATAATTATAATATTACATATATTTTTGGAAATTTAGAAATTGTTAGAAGAAAAATAGTTTTAGGTTTTAAAACTGAAGATTATATATATGATGGAAAAAGATTAGATTATAATTTTTCTGATTATAATGACTATTTAGTTGAAGGTAATTTTATAGAAAATGAATATGCTATACCAATTGATATTAAAATTTTAAAAGATAATATTGAAACAGATAAAATCCTCAATGCTGGAAAATATAAAGTTTATTTTAATTCTTTAGAATGCTATGGTTCTTTTAATCAAGATAATTATGATATTTCTTTTTATGTAAATAAATTTGAAATTCTAAAAAGAAAAGTTGTTTTAATGATTGATGATATAAATGATATTGTTTACGGAGACAATTTGGATATAAATGAACTATCAAAATATCATTATTTGAGCAACGCTTTAGGGACTGAAAAAATACTTTCTGAAGATGAAAAATATTTTGAATTTCTTATAGATATTTTTAATAAAAATAATTCTAATTCAAAATTTGATGCTGGTAATTATATTGCAAAAATTGTTAAAGCAAGCTTTTCTAATGACTTAAATGAGAATTATGAATTTGATATTTCCAATGTTACTGAGTTTAGCATTTTGAAAAAAGAATTGCTTATTCAGGATAAAATCAAAGAATTTGTTTATGATGGAAAAGAGCATTATTTTAGTTCTACTACTGATAATTTTTCTTTAAAAGATATTACTTTAGATTCGACTTTTTTAGAAAACAAATTTCATTTTCAATTTGAAAAAGATGGTAGATATTACACTAAAATTAAAGATGCTGGAATTTATAATATAGAATTTAAATTAAATGAAGAATTATCAAAAAATTATTCTTTAATTTTTGAGAATAAAACTTTTGAAGTATTACAGAAAGAAATATATTTAAGTCTTATTGAAGATAAAGGCAAAGAATATGATGGTAGTGAATATCATTATTTAAATGAATTTGGTAATTATTTAAATAATGAAAACAATCAATTTTGTGAAGAAGATGATGTAAAACTTATAGTTAAATATTTTCTTAAAAATAGTGATGGCAGTTATATTGAAACTTCTTCAGTGAAAAATGCTGGAGAATATATTATAAAGATTTCTGATTTGGTATCTAATGGAAATACTAATTTAAATAATTATAAAATTGTGTTTGGAAAAAATGTTTCTTTTAATATTACAAAAAGAACTATTGTAATTAGCCCGAAAGTTTCTGATTCCATCTATGATGGAGAAAGCAAAATTATACATGATATTAATGTAGAAAATATTGTCGCTAATGATATTTTTGAAGTTACTAATTTTATCATCTATAGTAATGATCAAATAGTTTCTGAAGCAAAAAATACTGGAAAATATGAAGTTGAAATCGATATTTCTAGTTTAAAAAGTGATAGTATTGATAATTATATTGTTCAAATAAAAAAATGTGAATTTAATATATTCCCTAGAAATGTAGTTCTAAAAATTATTAAAATTTCGAATTTTGAATATGATGGTAATATATTCTCTTATTCAAATAATTTTGGTAATTTTGTTATTACAGATGATGATAACAAATTAGTTGGCAATCAAAATGTTAAGATTGTTGTCTCTTATTTTGATATTGATGGCAATAGTGTAATTCCTAAAAATGCTGGGACTTATTTTGTCAAAATTGTTTCATATGAGCTCGATGACAATACTGATGATAATAATTATGTTTTTGATATTTCTGATGAAGTATCTTTTGAAATTTTAAAAAGAAAAGTAACAATACAACCTACATTAGAAAAGATAATATATGATGGAGAATATCATGATTTTATATCTCAAGAAAATAATTTTGAGGTAATTTTTGGTAGCTTTGTTTTTGATGAAAATATAATTATACAATCATTTGTTTTTTATGATTCAAATAACTTTTTAAAATCTATTAAAAATGCAGGTACTTATGATGTAAATATAAGAAAAGATGATGTTTTATGTGTCGGAAATACTTTAATTCAAAATTATGAATTAACTTTTGAATCCGGACTTGTGGATATATTGCCAAGAAAAATTAACATTTCTTTATTAGATTTTGAAAATAAAACATATGATGGAATAGCATATTCATATTCTAATGAATACAATAATTTTATTTATAATGATAGTAATCTTCTAACACATGTTGTTTCTGGTGAAAATCTAAAAGTTAATTGCTCGTTTTTACGTGAATATTTAAATTTTGTTGAAAGTGTTTCACAAGCAATTAATTATGGCGTATATACATTAGTCTATGAAGATTTTTCATCGGATGAAAATACTTTAGTTTCAAATTATTTAATTAATGTTACAAATAATATAAGTTTTAGTATTTATAAAAGAAAAATTGATATTGAATTAGTATCAGATGATTTTGTTTATGATGGTAAAAATCATACATTTTTAAATTATGTAGTTTCTAAAGGCACAATAGTTAAAGGTGATAATGTTTATTTTTCAAATGTTAAATATTATATTAATGATGTCTATTATAATAATTATTTAAATGATTCTGGAGTTTTTAGAGCTGTAATTGATGAAAAATCATTTTCACCAGATTCTGAAAACTATGAAATTACGTGCTTAGAAAAGACTATTAATATTTCAAAAAGAGATATTATACTTGATTTATTAGAAGTTGAAAGTGGTGAATTTAATGGGAATTATTATACTTATAATAATAATTATGGTAATTATAATTTAAATGGATCTTCTTTGTATGATATTGTAGAAGGACAAACATTTAAAATATTAGTTTTGTATTATCAGAAAATTGATCAGCAATGGATTAATATTGAAGCACCTTGCGATGCTGGAACATATAAAGTTATATATCAAAGTATTATAGCTGGTGAGAATACCAATTTAAGTAACTATAAAATAGATATAGCAAAAAAAGAAAGTGAATTTAGTATAAGGAAGAAAGTTTTAGAAATTAATCCGATTGTTGAAGATATATTAATTTATGATGGAACAAATCAATCTGATAAAACTTTTAAATATGTTTATAATACAAATATTAATGAAATAGAAATCAATTTTAATTTAGGATTTGAAGAAAAAGAAGTTTATGATGCTGGAACTTATAGTTTAATTGTTAAAAATTATTATTCCTATTATGACAAGCTAGATGATAATTTTGAAATTATAGTTAGTAGTTTTTCTATTAATGTTATTCCAAAAACTATAGATGTTAAATTTAATACTATTAGTTCTGTTTATAATGGAAAAACTGTTAATTATGAACAAAATCTAAATTTAAAAGATTATAAAAAAATATATGACCAAGTTTGTGAAAAAGATCGTGATGAATTAGATATTTATGCACATATAATATCCGATTCAATAATAGATGCTAGTGAATATAAAAATGTTGTTCGTTATTATTTAATATATAAAAAAGAAAATGGAAGGAAATCAACAAATTATATTATTGATGAAAATGCATATGGAAATTACATTGTTTTAAAAAGAAAAATTACTATTACTTCTAGCGATAAATCTTTTGTTTTTGATGGACTAAATAAAGGAACTGATGAATTTTCTTATGAAAAAATGAATGATAATAACCAAAGTGGTCTTTGCAATGACCATACTATTTTAATCAAAGAATATTCTAAATTTATAAAATGTGGAGTTTATGATAATATTCAAAGCTATTCAATAATAAATAAAAATTTAGATGTCACAGATAATTATGAAATAATTAATGTTTATGGAAAGATTGAAATTACACAATTGACTTTAAATATTAAGTTTAAAGATATTGATACAAGTATGGTATTTAATGGTAGTAATCCTTTGATTTCAATTTCCGATTATTATGAAATAGTTGAAAAAGTTAATGGTTTTACAATCACTGTTGAATTTAATATTTTTAATTCAGATGAAGAAAAAATAACAGATAATGTTTTACATGTTGGTAAATATAAGTGTTATTTTTCGAGAATTGTTTTATTTAAGAATGATTCTTATTATGTTTGTGAATATAAAGATGGTGTGTTTTATAATGAAAATGTTATTTTTATCCCTCAAAATCTCCAAGTTGAATATAATATTGAAATAACACCCTTAATACTTAATTTTACAACTTCACCGAAAACTTTTAGTTATGATGGAAAAGAACATAATTATTTAGATTATTATTTAATTGTTTCAAAAGAAAACAATTTTAGCTCATCAGAAGAAAATACAATTTTAAGTCGCTTAAATCTTAAAATTGATTATTCTAAACCAATTGCTTCAGTAAAAGAAATTGGAGAAGCAAAAGAAAATATATTTAGTTTATATTCTTTATTAGTTAATGAAGGGGATATTAATTATATTAATTCTTATGGAAATATATCTATTGATAATAGATATAATTTGAATGATAAGATTTATAAAAATTATAATGGGAAAAATATAATACAAAATGGTATATTTGTGGCTTATGATAATGAAGTAATATTTTTCTCTGTGTCTTCATTAGCTGAAAAAAATTTCAATGGAATGTTTGTTTTTCAATTAGTTGATGAGGAAGGAAATTATTTAACTGATACTATTAAAGATGCGGGAGAATATAATTTAATTTTAATTGATGCTCAGTTTGAAAATGAAAATATTGAAGTTGTATTAAAAAATGAAATATTAGTTATATATCCAATTAATATAAATATTAAGCCCATTACAAAAACATATGTTTTTGATAATCTAGAAAAAAGTTATGCGGAAAATGAGTGGGAATATTTAGAGAATAGTAATTTGTTAGCTGAAGGTGAAACTTTGAAAATTGTTGTTAATGGTAGTACAAAATTTTATACTCAGCAATTTTTCATCGATGATTTTACAATTTATGATTCAAATCAAAAAGAAGCAAAATTATCTGAAAATGTTAGTGATCTAAAAAATAAATATGTTAATTATGTAGTAAATATTACTTCAACAAATTTATCTAATAAATTTAAATACGCAGGTCTAATAAAAATTACGCAAAGAAAAATTACTATAAATACTAAATCAGCAACAACAAAAATGTATGATGGTATAGCAATTGATTATGATTATGACTATTGGGAATATGATGCAACAAAAGGCGATGGATTATATACTGGACATTATTTGAAGAAAAAAGATAGTGAAAAGCAAGAAATTATAGATGCAAGTTCACGTAGAAATGATGTTGGATTAAGTATTTATTCAAAAGAAGGAGAAGATATTTCTAAAGGATATTCTATTACCTATACTGGAACGATAAGAATTACACAAAGAACAATTATGGTCAAAGTATACAAGTATTTAAATGATACTGGAAAAATAAAATATTTAAAAGATAATGATGGTTTTGTTAAAACAACTTTAATGATAGATGAATCTCATTTTGATTTGGTCGAAAATCATAAATTACAATTTAACGCAGTTTTAAATAGTCTTAATGGCAATGATATTTTGACAAGAAACATTTTAAACTCAAATGAAAAGAATGTCACAAGTAATTATTCGATTACAATTATAGAAGAGGAAATATAA
- a CDS encoding conserved repeat protein (product inferred by homology to UniProt), with the protein MKKLITILFSIICAAAGALITYFSLASAGFIKNNDKIQLKFAINDEKKEYDGQPLVASEYQMFGTLQEGHHEVITYLGEQTQIGSSKSDINVKILDEKDIDVSNEYAITVISGNLEVNKRNLEISILNDDTLEYLSETVNNLSYKITDGSLVNYDVLTIGFDSSLVGSDNIVSKSCFIPKIYNSLGDDVTFNYNCNFIINNNLILDGKDSLNEIEIEPLVLKKIYDGNPFILTEKQVSLAKGTLIKNDHISSVEFCKNENSIIDSGKYEATLKITILDSFGKDVTSSYSFDDTKLFEVVIDPQNVEVDLPILTKTYDGNPFSIQAILNGIDKTLLSSIDTSNAKMDTDISNACNNVSYTLEGIVLKNPDINHVLKINNGILTIKRNKVHPQFLSSMFIHIYDGNKFYLTYGTDFVLVGENKLELDSKFLISNIELENEQYFTTSAVQTKIKKLDVYLNGEIVNSNFIFDFSTSIQYKINSKNIDVDLIMPKGTYGDNKYLQITDIVSSKSLSLLAEGDSFVFYYQDEDFYSIGTYLKFNNSFLQNCEDLKNSIKIIGKNGEIVDDYYSMNVNLLDLNYDNISEYVAQKELNIILPNVEKVYDNSCYSLELFRSKVQVNGLAFQDSLQKNVMNFKAYSVLDSINQIDYTSVIGVGNYVVNVLEDSVYISNEAQINTNLSSWYKIIYHEGTIAVSRKTIEITLLDVTVKQEDIDSYSGIIGYINAYYILYYCFVDGEQYGNNEMFEISLIPTNYSEGLSFYGITVDTASIEGNTNYNFVIKPGSILIV; encoded by the coding sequence ATGAAAAAATTAATTACAATTTTATTTTCAATAATTTGTGCAGCTGCTGGGGCGCTTATTACATATTTTTCTTTAGCTAGTGCTGGATTTATAAAAAATAACGATAAAATTCAATTAAAATTTGCTATTAATGATGAAAAAAAAGAATATGATGGACAACCTTTAGTAGCTTCTGAATATCAAATGTTTGGTACATTACAAGAAGGACATCATGAAGTTATTACATATTTAGGAGAACAAACACAAATAGGCAGTTCTAAATCAGATATTAACGTAAAAATATTAGATGAAAAAGATATTGATGTATCGAATGAGTACGCAATTACAGTAATTTCAGGTAATTTAGAAGTTAACAAAAGAAATTTAGAAATTAGTATTTTAAATGATGATACATTAGAATATTTAAGTGAAACTGTAAATAATTTATCTTATAAAATTACTGATGGAAGTTTGGTTAATTACGATGTTTTAACTATTGGTTTTGATTCTTCTTTAGTAGGTTCAGATAATATAGTTTCAAAATCTTGTTTTATTCCAAAAATTTATAATTCTTTGGGTGATGATGTAACTTTTAATTACAATTGTAATTTTATAATTAATAATAATTTGATTTTAGATGGAAAAGATAGTTTAAATGAAATAGAAATAGAGCCATTAGTCTTAAAGAAAATTTATGATGGTAATCCTTTTATATTAACTGAAAAACAAGTTTCTTTAGCTAAAGGAACTTTAATAAAAAATGATCATATTTCTTCAGTTGAATTTTGCAAAAATGAAAATAGCATCATTGATTCTGGAAAATATGAAGCTACATTAAAAATTACTATATTGGATTCATTTGGAAAAGATGTTACCTCGTCTTATTCATTTGATGACACAAAACTTTTTGAAGTTGTAATTGATCCACAAAATGTTGAAGTTGATCTGCCAATTTTAACCAAAACTTATGATGGTAATCCATTTTCTATTCAAGCTATTTTGAATGGTATTGACAAAACACTATTGTCCAGTATTGATACATCAAATGCTAAAATGGATACAGATATATCTAATGCTTGTAATAATGTTTCGTATACTCTTGAAGGGATAGTGCTGAAGAATCCTGATATTAATCATGTATTAAAAATTAATAATGGTATATTGACAATAAAAAGAAATAAGGTTCACCCACAATTTTTATCTTCAATGTTTATACATATATATGATGGAAATAAATTTTATTTGACTTATGGTACTGATTTTGTTTTGGTAGGAGAAAATAAATTAGAGCTGGATTCAAAATTTTTAATATCAAATATAGAACTTGAAAATGAACAATATTTTACAACAAGTGCTGTTCAAACAAAGATAAAGAAATTAGATGTCTATTTAAATGGTGAAATTGTTAATAGTAATTTTATTTTTGATTTCAGTACATCAATTCAATATAAAATTAATTCTAAGAATATTGATGTTGATTTAATTATGCCTAAAGGAACTTATGGGGATAATAAATATCTTCAAATTACTGATATAGTTAGTTCAAAATCTTTATCTTTATTAGCAGAAGGCGATTCATTTGTGTTCTATTATCAAGATGAAGATTTTTATTCCATTGGAACATATCTTAAATTTAATAATTCTTTTTTGCAAAATTGTGAAGATTTAAAAAATTCAATAAAAATAATAGGAAAAAATGGAGAAATTGTTGATGACTATTATAGTATGAATGTTAATCTATTGGATTTAAATTATGATAATATTTCAGAGTATGTGGCACAAAAAGAGTTAAATATTATTTTACCGAATGTTGAAAAAGTTTATGATAATAGTTGCTATAGCTTAGAATTATTTAGAAGCAAAGTTCAAGTTAATGGTTTGGCCTTCCAAGATAGCCTGCAAAAAAATGTAATGAATTTTAAAGCTTATTCTGTATTAGATTCTATTAATCAAATTGATTATACAAGTGTGATTGGTGTTGGAAATTATGTTGTAAATGTTCTTGAAGATAGCGTTTATATTTCGAATGAAGCACAAATTAATACAAATTTATCATCATGGTATAAAATTATTTATCATGAAGGTACGATTGCAGTTAGCAGAAAAACTATAGAAATTACTTTATTAGATGTTACAGTTAAGCAAGAAGATATAGATTCTTATTCTGGAATTATAGGTTATATTAATGCTTATTATATTTTATATTATTGTTTTGTTGATGGAGAACAATATGGTAATAATGAGATGTTTGAAATATCTTTGATTCCAACCAATTATTCTGAAGGATTATCTTTTTATGGTATAACTGTTGATACAGCTTCAATAGAAGGAAATACAAATTATAATTTTGTAATTAAACCTGGAAGTATTCTAATTGTTTAA
- a CDS encoding putative uncharacterized protein (product inferred by homology to UniProt) — translation MNVIIFTNFFENVWKFLSSKTAFYIYASIILILIIVLLVIVYSNYFSSFKFNLNEKNKNFENVKNDEVKIIFNGSNHDNISNSELKEPEQEDEASRFYMLTKIDKKMESYVPPKYDDDISLEEFCIEFRKFSAGKLHLYYDIKDIRRFVASLAVTKLIILQGMSGTGKTSLAYAFGEFVDNEAVVIPIQPMWKERTDLIGYYNEFTKKFNETTMLCTLYEANLNNDLYALVLDEMNIARIEYYFAEFLSLLELPNPEGRNLDVVSDKWENDPKLLKNGKLRLPVNMWFIGTANNDDSTFAISDKVYDRAMVMNLDKKAKPFEVEGYKKERISINHLNDLIDKAQEEYSLTERNLRRIKQLDEYMIKTFHLTFGNRIMKQIYSYVPVMVACGGKEIEAIDDILARKVFRKLEAKNPVYVRQQAEGLINYINDLFGNNNLKQCVEVITTLEQN, via the coding sequence ATGAATGTTATTATCTTCACTAATTTTTTTGAAAATGTTTGGAAATTTCTAAGTTCTAAAACAGCTTTTTATATATACGCTTCGATTATTTTGATTTTAATTATTGTTTTATTGGTAATTGTTTATAGCAATTATTTTAGTTCTTTTAAGTTTAATTTAAATGAAAAAAATAAAAATTTTGAAAATGTAAAAAATGATGAAGTTAAGATAATTTTTAACGGAAGCAATCATGATAATATTTCAAATAGTGAATTAAAAGAACCTGAACAAGAGGATGAAGCATCTAGATTTTATATGCTCACTAAAATAGATAAAAAGATGGAAAGTTATGTTCCACCTAAATACGATGACGATATTTCTTTAGAAGAATTTTGTATAGAATTTAGAAAATTTTCTGCTGGCAAATTACACTTATATTATGATATTAAAGATATTAGAAGATTTGTAGCTTCATTAGCAGTAACAAAACTTATTATTTTGCAAGGTATGTCAGGTACAGGTAAAACATCTTTAGCATATGCATTTGGAGAGTTTGTTGATAATGAGGCAGTTGTAATTCCTATTCAACCAATGTGGAAGGAAAGAACAGATTTAATAGGGTATTATAATGAATTTACTAAAAAGTTTAATGAGACAACGATGTTATGTACATTATATGAAGCAAACTTAAATAATGATTTATATGCTTTAGTTTTAGATGAGATGAATATTGCAAGAATAGAATATTATTTTGCAGAATTTTTGTCATTGTTGGAATTGCCAAATCCTGAAGGACGAAATTTAGATGTAGTATCAGATAAATGGGAAAATGATCCAAAGTTATTAAAAAATGGGAAATTGCGATTACCAGTAAATATGTGGTTCATAGGTACAGCTAATAATGATGATTCGACATTTGCGATATCAGATAAAGTATATGATAGAGCGATGGTAATGAATTTAGATAAGAAAGCGAAACCATTTGAAGTAGAAGGATATAAAAAAGAGAGAATATCGATAAATCATTTAAATGATTTAATAGATAAAGCACAAGAAGAATATAGTCTGACAGAGAGAAATTTAAGAAGAATAAAGCAGTTAGATGAGTATATGATAAAAACATTTCATTTGACATTTGGAAATCGTATAATGAAGCAAATATATAGTTATGTACCGGTAATGGTAGCATGTGGCGGAAAAGAAATAGAAGCAATAGATGATATTTTAGCGAGAAAAGTATTTAGGAAATTAGAGGCTAAGAATCCGGTATATGTAAGACAACAAGCGGAAGGATTGATAAATTATATCAATGATCTGTTTGGAAATAATAATTTGAAGCAATGTGTTGAAGTAATAACTACTTTGGAACAAAATTAG